A region of the Litchfieldia alkalitelluris genome:
GCCTTTAATGCCTTTTCTTTTGCATTCTCTTCTTGCTTCTTCACTTCTACTAGTTGTTTCTCTTCTTGCTTTTTAGCATCTTCACGTTGCTTTTCATCGGCTTTTTTCTTCAATTTTTCTTCTTTTTTTACAGCATTACGCTGTTTTTCTTCAGCTTTTTCACGTGCTTCTTCTTCACGGTCAGACTCGTCATCTTTGTCTTTCTCATCATCACGGTCTTCTTCTTTTCCTTTATCATTTGCTTTTTTGCGAGCATCTTCTACAACTTCATCAGCCTCTTCATTGATTTCTTCTATGATTTCAGCCTGTTCTTCTGCTAACTCTTCATTTAGTTCACCAAGTTCTTCGTTGTATTCTTCTTCATCAATTTCACCAGATGCTAGTTTTGCTGCAAGTTCAGCCTGTTTCTTATCTGCCTTTTGTTCTTTCTCTTGAAGTATGGCTAATTTTTTGTTGATTTTCTCTTCAAATTTCTCTTGTGCTTTAACAATGTTTTTTGCTAATGCCTCTTTGGCCTCAAGATTTTTCACTTTATCTAAAGCAGCCCGTAAGGCAACTAAGTTTTCAGCAAATTTCGCTTCCCAGGCAGCACGAACTGAATCATCCGGATTCTGTTCTTTTGTAACACCATCAACTACCTCTGTTGGTTCTTCAGAAATAGTTCCTTCTTCTGAAGATTGTGATTGCTCGTATTTTGCTAATGCTAATTCTTGTTGTTCAATCGCTTGTTTAAGAACTTCATTGGCTAAATCCTCATCACCTTGAGAAAGTAATACTTCAGCCTCTTTAATACGCTGTTCTGCAAATGAAGCAAGCAATTCAGCCTCTTTTACATCATTAAACGTTAAAGCAAGTTGAACATTTTCCATAAGTTTTTTTGCGAAATAGAAGAAATCCCCTGGTAAAAGCAAAGTAGTATCTTCTTCGACTTC
Encoded here:
- a CDS encoding DUF5667 domain-containing protein — its product is MTKKYFSFSKNVRNIFATSVVATACAFSLGTGHSAAEENEQPTESQVEETVQQDQTVETVDTTTQESTPDVAQEDEATETAEGALEELQTEEETDLNQEVEEDTTLLLPGDFFYFAKKLMENVQLALTFNDVKEAELLASFAEQRIKEAEVLLSQGDEDLANEVLKQAIEQQELALAKYEQSQSSEEGTISEEPTEVVDGVTKEQNPDDSVRAAWEAKFAENLVALRAALDKVKNLEAKEALAKNIVKAQEKFEEKINKKLAILQEKEQKADKKQAELAAKLASGEIDEEEYNEELGELNEELAEEQAEIIEEINEEADEVVEDARKKANDKGKEEDRDDEKDKDDESDREEEAREKAEEKQRNAVKKEEKLKKKADEKQREDAKKQEEKQLVEVKKQEENAKEKALKAEEKQREVVKKQEEQQKKAEDKKREVKKQEEKQHEEAKKQRKEAEKRAEQDSEDKEENEEED